A genomic region of Eucalyptus grandis isolate ANBG69807.140 chromosome 5, ASM1654582v1, whole genome shotgun sequence contains the following coding sequences:
- the LOC104431396 gene encoding tRNA-specific adenosine deaminase TAD2-like, with the protein METDNIASSERFSPEILGFMQLAIDQAKLALDSLEVPVGCVIVEDGNVIAAGRNRTNETRNATRHAEMEALDVLIIQWQRTGFTAAEVAEKFSACSLYVTCEPCIMCAAALSIIGIKEVYYGCANDKFGGCGSILSLHSSSSEAGISIGTCGSKGFKCCGGIMASEAVSLLRDFYEQGNPNAPKPHRSRVTQA; encoded by the exons ATGGAAACTGATAACATAGCTTCAAGTGAACGATTCTCTCCTGAGATCCTGGGTTTTATGCAGCTTGCTATAGATCAG GCAAAGCTTGCGTTGGACAGCCTTGAAGTTCCAGTTGG CTGTGTGATTGTTGAGGATGGGAACGTTATTGCGGCAGGAAGAAACCGGACTAATGAGACACGGAAT GCAACAAGACATGCAGAGATGGAagctcttgatgttcttattatACAGTGGCAGAGGACTGGATTTACAGCTGCAGAAGTTGCGGAGAAGTTTTCAGCATGCTCCCTTTATGTGACATGTGAACCATGCATAATGTGTGCAGCGGCATTATCAATCATTG GTATAAAGGAAGTATACTATGGCTgtgcaaatgataaatttggagGCTGTGGCTCAATACTGTCGTTGCATTCAAGTAGCTCTGAGGCAGGCATTAG catTGGGACTTGTGGATCAAAGGGTTTCAAATGTTGTGGAGGAATAATGGCATCAGAAGCCGTTTCTCTTCTGCGAGATTTTTATGAACAAGGAAACCCTAATG cTCCAAAGCCTCACAGGTCACGGGTTACTCAGGCTTAA
- the LOC104445102 gene encoding inosine-5'-monophosphate dehydrogenase, with product MEFEDGYSAQKLFHQGYSYTYDDVIFLPGYIGFPVEQVDLSTKLTRNISLNIPCVSSPMDTVTESSMARAMAALGGIGIIHANIPPSDQASLVKAAKSSRFPVLSNPVFRSPSDSIISLENFADAPCILVTDSGDCHGKLVGYVTKSGWMNLTDKETRLANYMVKSSDLAPWDCDLAKMICYFEEKAGNEFTPIVKGGEIVDVAGREDVERLRGYPRLVGGGSVDANGEWMVGAAIGTREADKERLQHLIKAGVNVVVLDSSQGNSLYQIDMIKYVKKTYPELDVIGGNVVTMYQADNLIKAGVDGLRVGMGSGSICTTQEVCAVGRGQATAVYKVSSLASQYGVPVIADGGISNSGHIVKALSLGASTVMMGSFLAGSAEAPGAYYCLSDGRRLKKYRGMGSLEAMTKGSDARYLGDTSKLKIAQGVVGAVADKGSVLKFVPYTMQAVKQGFQDLGAQSLKDAHDMTKTTLRLEVRTGAAQVEGGVHGLVSFEKKPF from the exons ATGGAGTTCGAGGACGGGTATTCGGCGCAGAAGCTGTTCCATCAAGGTTACTCCTACACATATGATGACGTCATCTTCCTCCCGGGGTATATAGGATTCCCAGTGGAACAGGTTGACCTCTCCACCAAGCTCACCCGCAACATCTCCCTCAACATCCCATGCGTCTCCTCACCAATGGACACTGTCACAGAATCCTCCATGGCCCGAGCCATGGCGGCTCTTGGTGGCATTGGCATCATTCATGCCAATATTCCTCCCTCTGACCAAGCCTCCCTGGTCAAAGCGGCCAAATCCTCCCGCTTCCCAGTCCTTTCCAATCCTGTCTTTCGATCCCCCTCTGATTCCATCATCTCCCTTGAGAATTTTGCTGACGCTCCTTGCATCCTGGTCACAGACTCTGGTGATTGCCATGGAAAGTTGGTGGGCTATGTGACCAAGTCTGGTTGGATGAACCTCACAGACAAGGAAACACGGTTGGCTAATTACATGGTCAAGTCCTCTGATTTGGCCCCTTGGGATTGTGATTTGGCAAAGATGATTTGCTACTTTGAGGAGAAGGCAGGGAATGAATTTACGCCGATAGTGAAGGGAGGAGAGATAGTAGATGTCGCAGGGAGAGAGGATGTGGAGAGGTTGAGAGGGTACCCCAGATTGGTGGGAGGGGGTTCAGTGGATGCAAATGGAGAGTGGATGGTGGGAGCAGCAATTGGGACAAGAGAGGCCGATAAGGAGAGGCTGCAGCACCTCATCAAGGCTGGTGTCAATGTGGTGGTGCTCGACAGTTCTCAGGGAAATTCCCTTTATCAGATTGACATGATCAAGTACGTGAAGAAAACGTACCCTGAGTTGGATGTCATTGGTGGCAACGTTGTCACAATGTACCAGGCAGATAATTTGATCAAGGCTGGGGTTGATGGTTTGAGGGTTGGCATGGGGTCTGGTTCTATTTGTACCACCCAGGAGGTCTGCGCCGTTGGACGTGGACAG GCTACTGCTGTCTACAAGGTTTCATCCCTTGCTTCTCAATATGGTGTGCCAGTCATTGCTGACGGTGGCATTTCGAACTCAGGGCACATCGTCAAAGCTTTGTCCCTCGGGGCATCCACTGTGATGATGGGAAGCTTCCTAGCTGGAAGTGCTGAGGCTCCTGGTGCTTACTACTGTTTAAGT GATGGCCGTCGATTGAAAAAGTACCGAGGCATGGGTTCACTTGAGGCGATGACTAAAGGGAGTGATGCAAGATACTTGGGTGACACATCCAAACTAAAGATTGCCCAGGGGGTGGTTGGGGCAGTTGCAGATAAAGGATCTGTCTTGAAGTTTGTCCCTTATACCATGCAAGCTGTTAAGCAAGGTTTCCAAGATCTTGGAGCTCAGTCTTTAAAAGATGCTCATGACATGACAAAAACAACACTGAGGCTAGAG GTAAGAACAGGAGCTGCACAAGTTGAAGGCGGAGTCCACGGGCTGGTCTCCTTTGAAAAGAAACCGTTCTGA
- the LOC104445103 gene encoding uncharacterized protein LOC104445103 produces the protein MEAGDDLRIERRDVEEAVGKENDGLGSELKSNGILTVEIVEKEETEEESEGTSVSIERLKAAKEFCNGESETLPMANSAEKPPEVPMIPTVVRKTSWMNCCGLLDLISESRT, from the exons ATGGAAGCCGGAGATGATTTACGGATTGAGCGGAGGGATGTTGAGGAAGCTGTCGGCAAAGAAAACGATGGCCTAGGAAGTGAGTTAAAGTCTAACGGTATTCTTACAGTTGAGATTGTTGAGAAGGAGGAAACCGAGGAAGAGTCGGAGGGCACAAGCGTCTCCATCGAAAGGCTTAAGGCTGCAAAGGAATTCTGCAATGGAGAGAGCGAGACTTTGCCCATGGCGAATTCGGCAGAGAAGCCG CCTGAGGTACCGATGATTCCGACGGTGGTGCGGAAGACTTCATGGATGAATTGCTGTGGATTGCTTGATCTCATAAGTGAATCCAGGACATAA